A genomic stretch from Telmatocola sphagniphila includes:
- a CDS encoding 2Fe-2S iron-sulfur cluster-binding protein, giving the protein MNDSLLQFTVDGQTVTAHAGETILKACDRQGIYIPRLCYHPDLPPGGHCRMCTCKINGRFAATCVTPVIAGMKVENQTPELQHDRRMILEMLFVEGNHICPTCEKSGNCELQALGYRLGMDATRLAFRWPKRELDASHPDVLIDRDRCILCCRCVRASKTEDGKAVFSLEGRGIDSHIAVDALTGLGSTNFLETDKSTQVCPVGCILPKHHSYEQPVGNRVYDRHLIGFEVEQKKLPSPEPLGGQS; this is encoded by the coding sequence ATGAACGATTCACTCTTGCAGTTCACTGTGGACGGGCAAACTGTGACGGCACATGCTGGGGAGACGATTCTGAAGGCTTGCGACCGGCAGGGGATCTACATTCCACGGCTCTGCTACCATCCTGATCTTCCGCCGGGTGGTCATTGCCGGATGTGCACTTGCAAAATCAACGGGCGTTTCGCCGCCACTTGCGTTACCCCAGTGATAGCGGGAATGAAAGTTGAGAACCAAACGCCTGAGTTGCAGCATGATCGTCGGATGATTCTGGAAATGCTGTTCGTCGAAGGTAACCATATCTGTCCGACTTGCGAAAAAAGCGGCAATTGCGAATTGCAGGCCCTGGGTTATCGACTCGGTATGGATGCTACCCGGCTGGCTTTTCGTTGGCCGAAGCGGGAACTCGACGCCAGCCATCCCGATGTTCTGATCGATCGAGATCGCTGTATTCTCTGTTGCCGCTGCGTTCGCGCTTCCAAAACCGAAGATGGGAAAGCCGTATTCAGTCTGGAAGGACGGGGCATTGACTCTCACATTGCGGTCGATGCTCTGACTGGTTTAGGTTCAACCAATTTCCTTGAAACGGACAAATCGACCCAGGTTTGTCCTGTCGGATGCATACTCCCCAAGCATCATTCCTACGAACAACCGGTGGGAAATCGCGTTTACGACCGGCATCTCATCGGTTTCGAGGTGGAACAGAAAAAACTCCCGTCACCAGAACCTCTGGGAGGACAATCGTGA
- a CDS encoding NADH-ubiquinone oxidoreductase-F iron-sulfur binding region domain-containing protein, with amino-acid sequence MAQVSEQLKLLIRILLRESNSDKTNLVPLLRQIRQVAGPITKPMVAFIASELNLHYSAVLDTASFYTFLDFNRTGKIAIRLAKTPISLMKGADELAAAFEKALGVTMGGTSSDGQFSLSWTSDLGMSDQEPSALIEDWPLTRLSPNHVPEIIQLLRSGLPLSQHDHSRVDFGIQRKGPVLFSEHPPNEGLQKALLLAPENVIEEVTRSRLRGRGGAGFPTGLKWKSCRSFAARDRVVICNADEGEPGTFKDRVLLSEVPELLLEGITIAAWAIGASIGIIYLRAEYAYLKPVLEKHLQERREKGLLGTRIHDKDFSFDIQIHMGAGAYICGEESALIESLEGKRGAPRDRPPYPTERGYLGLPTTVNNVETFACIPRILARGADWFSRIGTHDSTGTKLHSISGDCNKPGVYEVPFGATVKELLELADAPDVAAVQIGGPSGHLIGPKDFDRKIAFEDLPSGGSFMIFNSQRDLLQIVRGFSEFFKEESCGWCVPCRVGTALFPRLLDKILGQQGTLADLHQLESLAGTVARTSRCGLGQTAPNPILDSLKNFRPLWDSQLTNLDFQPDFDLEKSLAEATQLRTDARERISLL; translated from the coding sequence TTGGCTCAGGTTTCCGAACAACTAAAGTTGCTGATACGAATTCTCCTTCGCGAATCCAATTCGGACAAAACGAATCTGGTGCCACTTCTGCGTCAGATCCGGCAGGTGGCTGGACCGATCACGAAACCCATGGTCGCGTTCATTGCTTCGGAATTGAATCTTCATTATTCGGCAGTCTTGGACACTGCCAGCTTTTACACCTTCCTGGATTTCAACCGCACGGGAAAAATCGCCATCCGTCTCGCTAAGACTCCCATAAGCCTCATGAAAGGCGCAGACGAACTGGCGGCCGCATTTGAAAAAGCTCTTGGTGTGACGATGGGAGGCACCAGCTCCGATGGCCAATTCTCTCTCAGCTGGACTTCGGATCTGGGAATGTCGGATCAGGAACCTTCCGCACTGATCGAAGATTGGCCACTGACACGGTTATCACCCAATCATGTGCCGGAAATTATTCAACTCCTGAGATCGGGCTTGCCTCTTTCCCAGCATGACCACTCGCGAGTAGATTTTGGCATACAACGGAAGGGTCCGGTACTCTTTTCAGAGCACCCCCCCAATGAGGGCCTGCAAAAGGCGCTATTGTTGGCGCCGGAAAATGTCATCGAGGAAGTCACTCGGTCCCGGCTGCGAGGGAGAGGCGGAGCAGGTTTTCCCACGGGTTTGAAATGGAAATCTTGCCGCAGTTTCGCAGCCCGAGATCGCGTTGTCATATGTAATGCCGATGAAGGAGAACCGGGCACATTTAAGGATCGCGTCCTGCTGAGTGAAGTGCCGGAACTTCTTCTGGAAGGCATAACCATCGCGGCCTGGGCTATCGGAGCCTCGATCGGGATCATCTATCTGCGAGCGGAGTATGCTTATCTGAAACCTGTGCTCGAAAAGCATCTTCAAGAGCGACGGGAAAAGGGCCTGCTCGGGACAAGAATTCACGACAAGGATTTCTCATTCGATATCCAAATTCACATGGGGGCCGGAGCCTATATCTGCGGTGAGGAATCCGCCCTGATCGAATCGCTTGAAGGAAAACGCGGGGCACCGCGCGACCGCCCACCTTATCCGACGGAGCGCGGCTACCTCGGATTGCCAACCACAGTCAACAACGTCGAAACTTTTGCTTGCATTCCCAGAATCCTGGCTCGCGGAGCGGACTGGTTTTCTCGAATTGGAACCCACGATTCCACCGGTACAAAACTCCATAGCATCTCTGGCGACTGCAATAAACCGGGCGTTTACGAAGTACCTTTTGGCGCGACCGTAAAGGAACTTCTCGAGCTTGCCGATGCTCCAGATGTGGCCGCGGTGCAAATTGGCGGCCCCTCCGGACACCTGATAGGTCCTAAAGACTTCGACAGAAAAATCGCTTTCGAAGATCTTCCTTCCGGCGGCTCGTTTATGATCTTCAATAGCCAGCGTGATCTTCTCCAGATCGTTCGCGGTTTCTCCGAATTCTTTAAAGAGGAATCTTGTGGTTGGTGCGTCCCCTGTCGCGTTGGTACGGCTTTATTCCCACGACTGCTCGATAAAATTCTCGGGCAGCAGGGTACGCTTGCTGATCTGCACCAGCTTGAATCCCTGGCCGGGACGGTAGCGCGAACCAGCCGCTGCGGACTCGGTCAAACAGCTCCGAACCCCATTTTGGATAGCTTGAAAAATTTCCGTCCACTCTGGGATTCTCAATTAACGAACCTCGATTTTCAGCCCGATTTCGATCTGGAAAAATCGCTCGCAGAAGCCACCCAACTTCGGACTGATGCACGGGAACGGATATCACTGCTATGA
- a CDS encoding phytoene desaturase family protein yields MSEQTDAIVVGSGPNGLSAAIVLAKAGLSVLLVEGAPNLGGSVRSANLTLPGFLHDVCSAVYPMGIASPYWKQLPLQEHGLEWIQPHYPFAHPLDNGTAVIQERSIEGTAERLGEDSRSYLKLMQPLVRKSEILFKELVGPFRIPRHSLTAMKFGLPALRSGAGLARFYFKETPAQALWSGLAAHAVLPLEMRPGSAIALMLGIAGHAVGWPIVKGGSRNLTEALASYFRFLGGKIETDRYVKSYSEVRGYRLALFDVGPHQLEKILGEHCPPRYARTLKKYRYGPGVCKVDWALSAPIPWKAAECRVAGTIHVGGTLEEVCLSESEAWKGVHSERPFVMLGQPTINDPNRAPSGQHTAWGYCHVPNGSSVDMTERIESQVERFAPGFRETILARYTRISSSWDSYNPNLVGGDIVGGVADLYQLFARPALRWNPYSTPLPGVFICSASSPPGAGVHGLCGYYAAHSALKSL; encoded by the coding sequence ATGAGTGAGCAAACCGACGCGATAGTTGTAGGCTCCGGACCTAACGGTTTGTCCGCGGCAATAGTACTTGCGAAGGCCGGCTTATCTGTTTTGCTGGTCGAAGGGGCCCCGAATTTGGGAGGTTCGGTTCGTTCCGCAAATCTAACGCTTCCCGGTTTTCTTCACGACGTCTGCTCGGCCGTCTATCCGATGGGCATCGCCTCACCGTACTGGAAACAACTTCCTCTTCAGGAGCATGGACTCGAATGGATTCAGCCACACTATCCCTTTGCTCATCCACTCGATAACGGCACTGCGGTAATCCAGGAAAGATCCATTGAAGGGACAGCGGAGAGATTGGGTGAAGATTCCCGGAGCTACCTCAAGCTCATGCAACCTCTGGTAAGAAAATCGGAGATCCTGTTCAAAGAACTCGTCGGCCCCTTTCGTATCCCTCGTCATTCTTTGACTGCAATGAAGTTCGGGCTTCCCGCATTGAGATCGGGAGCTGGCTTGGCTCGGTTTTACTTCAAGGAGACGCCAGCCCAAGCGTTATGGTCCGGGTTGGCGGCCCATGCTGTCCTCCCGTTAGAAATGAGGCCTGGTTCGGCAATAGCCCTGATGCTCGGAATCGCCGGGCATGCGGTGGGTTGGCCGATAGTAAAAGGGGGATCCCGAAATTTAACCGAGGCCTTAGCGTCCTACTTCCGGTTTCTGGGAGGCAAAATTGAAACGGATCGATACGTAAAATCTTACTCTGAAGTGCGAGGTTATCGCCTGGCCTTATTCGATGTCGGGCCGCATCAGTTAGAAAAAATTCTAGGAGAGCACTGCCCTCCTCGATATGCCCGGACACTCAAAAAATATCGCTACGGTCCAGGGGTTTGCAAAGTGGATTGGGCCCTTTCCGCCCCAATTCCTTGGAAGGCCGCGGAATGCCGGGTGGCCGGAACTATTCATGTGGGTGGAACGCTAGAAGAGGTGTGCCTTTCAGAATCGGAGGCTTGGAAAGGCGTGCACTCGGAAAGACCTTTCGTGATGCTTGGTCAACCCACGATTAACGACCCGAATCGAGCGCCGTCCGGTCAGCATACAGCCTGGGGTTACTGTCATGTCCCGAATGGCTCTTCAGTGGATATGACGGAACGGATTGAATCTCAAGTCGAGCGATTTGCACCGGGCTTTCGGGAGACAATTCTGGCTCGATACACTCGAATCTCTTCTAGCTGGGATAGCTACAATCCTAATCTCGTCGGGGGTGATATCGTCGGCGGAGTGGCCGATCTGTATCAGCTTTTTGCTCGCCCGGCACTTCGTTGGAATCCGTATTCGACTCCCCTCCCTGGGGTATTTATCTGTTCCGCCTCGAGTCCCCCGGGAGCAGGTGTACATGGCCTATGCGGCTATTATGCCGCTCACTCGGCCCTGAAGTCGTTGTAA
- a CDS encoding PVC-type heme-binding CxxCH protein yields the protein MAKYFLALCCLTFLSLPVWSQGYQPEEALRKMESPKGFQIQLVASEPLIRQPLSISFDERGRLWVLQYLQYPTPAGLKAVQRDEYLRTVWDKVPEPPPFGPKGIDRITILSEPNSQGEFTKSKDFLSDLNICSGFCLGTGGVYVLQSPYLLFYPDKNRDDVPDGPPEVLLKGFGMEDTHSLANNLQWGPDGWLYGAAGSTSTSRVINPARTDSPAIEFQQGIWRYHPRKKIFELFTEGGGNIWGLDFDKYGECIAGTNYGGKAMMHMIPGAYYVKSFSKHGELHNPFAYGYFDHVPYQDFQGGHVTNGGRIYQAERYPQEFRDTYMAGNLLSNVVNWHVMSSDGSSFKARHGGTLLKANDSWFRPVDCRLGPDGCLYVADWYDKRASHLDPIDNWDKTNGRIYRVFYPGSEPKPFDLSKLKSQELVELLENPNKWYRIEAKRILAERQDRSVLPRLKTLALGSEDWKSLESLWMAFQLGGFEDPSWVAQLLGSADPHIRAWTIRLAGEQTNLERTTDLRQIAEKLSSTESNPIVRVQMLQTPNGLDFDIVRMLKSERDQKDPFLPLLYWWRYDRLTNDIAVDTSSDLESLSKFLVWESQIFRDVILPRLARKFLFLAASSERKLKIGIWLLKKAPDAAAIRAILSGFDQAIINEANNSQLNLASALKVLSKNNLYDELLSRLLIKLRDEQAISDLMVKLRAPETKESDRLKFIKLLSLVRDKRIGEVIYSEFLKAKSEGYRVATLQALQKQQNPSFNSMLVEMFPKSQGSIRSVLKGMLLAREDTALQLLVKVDSGELKATEFPMELVKNCALFHSKKVDEIILKHWGRIVPQSAGEKIARIRSLSAAIRKTAGNPMHGKELFTKTCSTCHQIFGEGGKVGPDLTSADRKNLDYMLTQIIDPSAYIRPEYISHTAKLSSGQVLTGLIKDPSPERITLQNIRDNQVLETVISRSDIEELSPSSVSLMPEKLLDTFSEQDAADLLAYLQSTPPAKANTKKLKILLISGSLEYKSDESLVEFKKIVEKEYPWECTLAIRKTDSEILNLKFLKDCDLAIFFTRRLTVEGEQLQLVKDYLKSNKPLIGIRTASHGFQNYLQMDKEILGGDYQGHYGAGPKCEVQITEKGKSHPILLKVQPFSSPGSLYKNPTPAKDIQVLLTGSIPDHKEPVAWIREVNQRRLFYTSLGHPSDFQNPNFRRMLTNAILWVTEK from the coding sequence ATGGCGAAATATTTCCTGGCGCTCTGTTGTCTGACGTTCCTTTCCCTTCCGGTCTGGTCTCAGGGCTACCAACCGGAAGAAGCTCTTCGGAAAATGGAATCACCCAAAGGATTCCAGATTCAACTCGTTGCCTCGGAACCCCTGATTCGTCAGCCTCTGTCCATCAGTTTTGACGAGCGGGGACGACTCTGGGTGCTGCAGTATCTGCAGTATCCCACCCCAGCCGGCTTGAAGGCCGTGCAGCGGGACGAGTATCTACGGACGGTATGGGATAAAGTCCCTGAGCCGCCGCCATTTGGTCCAAAGGGTATCGACCGGATAACCATTCTTTCGGAGCCAAATTCTCAAGGCGAATTCACCAAATCGAAGGATTTTCTGAGTGATCTGAATATCTGCAGCGGGTTCTGTCTGGGAACCGGAGGTGTCTATGTATTGCAATCCCCGTATCTCCTTTTCTATCCCGATAAAAATCGGGACGATGTGCCGGATGGCCCGCCCGAAGTCTTACTCAAAGGCTTCGGTATGGAAGACACTCACTCGTTGGCTAATAACCTGCAATGGGGACCCGATGGTTGGCTCTACGGTGCGGCCGGGAGCACCAGTACGAGTCGAGTTATCAATCCCGCTCGAACCGACTCCCCGGCTATCGAATTTCAACAAGGTATTTGGCGTTATCATCCGCGGAAAAAAATCTTTGAACTGTTTACGGAAGGCGGCGGCAACATCTGGGGACTCGATTTCGACAAGTATGGGGAGTGTATTGCTGGTACAAATTATGGCGGCAAAGCCATGATGCATATGATTCCCGGCGCCTATTACGTAAAGAGCTTTTCCAAACATGGCGAATTGCACAACCCTTTTGCCTACGGTTATTTCGATCACGTCCCGTATCAGGACTTTCAGGGAGGACATGTCACCAACGGCGGTCGAATCTATCAGGCGGAGCGTTACCCGCAGGAATTCCGCGATACTTACATGGCGGGTAATCTGCTGTCCAATGTGGTTAATTGGCACGTAATGTCATCGGACGGCTCTTCATTTAAAGCCCGTCATGGCGGAACGCTCCTGAAAGCGAATGATTCGTGGTTCCGACCCGTCGATTGCCGTCTGGGACCGGATGGCTGTCTTTACGTGGCCGACTGGTACGACAAACGCGCCTCCCATCTCGATCCCATCGACAATTGGGACAAAACCAACGGCCGAATCTATCGGGTCTTTTATCCAGGTTCTGAGCCGAAGCCCTTCGATCTCAGCAAATTAAAGTCTCAAGAACTCGTCGAACTTCTGGAAAATCCTAATAAGTGGTACCGAATTGAAGCGAAGCGGATTCTCGCTGAGCGGCAGGATCGATCGGTTCTTCCTAGGCTCAAAACTCTGGCTCTTGGATCGGAAGATTGGAAAAGTCTGGAATCACTCTGGATGGCTTTTCAATTAGGTGGGTTCGAGGATCCGAGTTGGGTTGCTCAACTGCTGGGATCGGCCGATCCGCATATTCGGGCCTGGACTATCCGGCTCGCTGGCGAGCAAACTAATTTGGAACGAACGACCGATCTTAGACAAATCGCCGAGAAGCTTTCGAGTACGGAATCGAATCCGATTGTCCGGGTACAGATGCTGCAAACACCAAACGGTCTCGACTTTGATATCGTTAGAATGCTTAAAAGTGAGCGGGACCAGAAAGATCCGTTCTTGCCCCTGCTTTACTGGTGGCGATACGATCGGCTGACCAACGATATTGCCGTCGATACTTCGTCGGATTTGGAGAGCCTGTCCAAATTTCTGGTTTGGGAAAGTCAAATATTTCGGGATGTGATACTCCCCCGCCTGGCGCGTAAGTTTTTGTTTTTAGCAGCTTCCAGCGAGCGGAAACTCAAAATCGGCATCTGGTTATTGAAGAAAGCGCCGGATGCGGCAGCTATTCGAGCAATCCTGTCGGGGTTCGATCAAGCAATTATCAATGAGGCGAATAACTCTCAATTGAATCTGGCCTCAGCACTCAAAGTACTTTCGAAAAATAATCTTTACGATGAATTACTCTCTCGATTATTAATTAAGTTGCGAGACGAACAAGCGATTTCAGATTTAATGGTAAAGCTTCGTGCACCTGAAACAAAGGAATCAGACCGTTTGAAGTTTATAAAACTGCTTTCTCTCGTTCGAGATAAAAGGATTGGAGAGGTCATCTATAGCGAATTTTTAAAAGCCAAATCTGAAGGATATAGAGTCGCTACGTTACAGGCTTTGCAGAAGCAGCAAAATCCTTCGTTCAATTCCATGTTAGTAGAAATGTTCCCAAAATCTCAGGGAAGCATACGTTCGGTCTTGAAAGGGATGCTTCTGGCACGGGAGGATACAGCGCTCCAACTTCTAGTGAAAGTGGATTCTGGGGAGTTGAAAGCGACGGAGTTCCCGATGGAACTCGTTAAGAACTGCGCTTTGTTTCATAGCAAGAAAGTGGACGAGATAATTCTGAAGCATTGGGGTAGGATCGTCCCGCAATCGGCTGGCGAAAAGATCGCACGGATTCGATCTTTAAGTGCTGCGATTCGCAAGACCGCCGGAAATCCAATGCATGGCAAAGAACTGTTCACCAAAACCTGTTCGACCTGCCACCAAATCTTTGGGGAAGGTGGTAAAGTCGGACCCGATCTGACAAGCGCGGATCGAAAAAATCTCGATTATATGCTCACGCAAATCATCGATCCTTCTGCATACATTCGACCGGAGTACATCTCGCATACCGCTAAATTGAGTAGTGGTCAGGTACTGACAGGTCTGATTAAAGATCCTTCCCCGGAAAGGATTACCCTGCAGAATATTCGAGATAATCAGGTCCTAGAAACAGTTATATCCCGATCGGATATAGAAGAGCTTTCTCCCTCTTCCGTGTCTTTGATGCCGGAAAAATTATTGGATACATTTTCGGAACAGGATGCCGCGGATTTGCTGGCCTACCTGCAGAGCACTCCTCCCGCCAAAGCGAATACCAAAAAGCTCAAGATTCTCCTGATATCTGGATCTTTAGAGTATAAGTCGGATGAATCTCTCGTCGAATTTAAAAAGATAGTCGAGAAAGAGTATCCCTGGGAATGCACCTTAGCAATTCGAAAAACCGATAGTGAGATTCTGAATTTAAAATTCCTCAAGGACTGCGATCTGGCTATCTTCTTCACTCGCCGATTAACTGTGGAGGGAGAGCAACTTCAACTGGTTAAGGACTACCTGAAATCGAATAAACCGCTCATTGGCATTCGTACCGCCAGCCACGGATTTCAGAACTACCTTCAGATGGACAAGGAAATTTTGGGAGGAGATTATCAGGGTCACTATGGTGCAGGGCCTAAGTGTGAAGTACAGATTACGGAAAAGGGTAAATCTCATCCCATTCTACTGAAGGTACAGCCGTTCAGTTCGCCTGGGAGTCTGTACAAAAATCCGACTCCGGCGAAAGATATTCAGGTACTCCTCACGGGATCGATTCCAGATCATAAAGAACCAGTTGCCTGGATTCGAGAAGTGAATCAGAGACGCCTCTTTTACACATCTCTGGGGCATCCTTCAGATTTTCAAAATCCGAATTTTCGCCGTATGCTGACCAATGCGATTCTTTGGGTCACGGAAAAGTAA
- a CDS encoding alpha/beta hydrolase family protein, whose protein sequence is MLSLLLSTLLLFKPAEALPNTQLLTESRDLARVMVDGIHSYLDKYSGKLILERQRDWHFDSSNPESLRRSLELQRQELKKILGVVDSRRPPLLEYIVGPNAPELIAESERVRIYRVRWAVLSGIDAEGLLLQPKKTIIADAIAIGHTEDSPEQIAGLNGSSKSEVPFALRLAENNFRVLVPYLIDTHDDFSGNARLNRWTNQSHREFIHRMSYEMGRTTLGFEIQKCLAGADWFAIQPEKVPIIVVGTGIGGLIAQYSASIDPRIQMVGIQGGLSENAPLDLNFWDSGSYLGSVSKLLPKQIVFGNAPDRTFQFPAARAGRNGASPPSKYRTPIESLRLIETVKNQTKDPIWGAYLGTLLKTPRKSSEVADWIPLLRKLKSGVSDSPWIEASESLSDHRSPKLREQETADRARRQFDQMVSFVQQLWRNSEPVRQDYWKAADASSPEAWEKSCESYRKYFHEETIGKLREPKVPLNPRSRKSYDTPGYSGYEIVLDVCPEIIANGILLLPKNLKKDERRPVVVCQHGLNGRASSCIEKEKRVIYNQFAAKLVEQGYIVYCPQNPYIFEDDFRQLLRKANPLKLSLFSFIIEQHSRTIDWLETLPNVDPRRIAFYGLSYGGKTAMRVPAVEKRYCLSICSGDFNEWIGKIVSTDLPMSYMFTNEYDMLEFNMGNKFNYAEMANLIAPRPFMVERGHDDGVGIDPMIAYEYAKVRYLYANKLKISDNTQIEFFPGGHQIHGVRTFEFLRKHLHYPQ, encoded by the coding sequence ATGCTCTCCCTTCTTCTGAGTACTCTACTTTTATTTAAACCAGCGGAGGCCCTACCTAATACCCAGTTACTCACGGAATCGCGAGATTTGGCCCGTGTGATGGTCGATGGAATCCACTCTTATCTGGATAAATATTCGGGGAAGTTGATTCTGGAGCGACAGAGGGACTGGCATTTCGATAGTTCGAACCCGGAATCCTTGCGCCGTTCACTGGAACTCCAGCGTCAGGAATTGAAGAAAATCCTGGGAGTTGTCGACTCGCGTCGGCCGCCGCTTTTGGAATATATAGTCGGCCCAAATGCTCCGGAGCTGATAGCCGAGTCGGAAAGGGTGCGGATTTATCGCGTTCGCTGGGCCGTCCTATCGGGAATCGATGCCGAAGGATTGTTACTCCAGCCAAAAAAAACGATCATTGCTGATGCTATAGCGATAGGGCACACCGAAGATTCCCCCGAGCAGATCGCTGGTCTGAATGGGAGTTCAAAATCCGAGGTTCCTTTTGCTCTACGTCTCGCGGAGAATAACTTTCGCGTTCTGGTTCCCTATTTAATCGACACCCACGACGACTTTTCGGGGAATGCCCGGCTGAATCGCTGGACCAACCAATCTCATCGGGAATTCATTCACCGGATGAGCTACGAGATGGGAAGAACCACACTTGGATTTGAAATTCAAAAATGCCTCGCAGGAGCAGACTGGTTCGCGATCCAGCCCGAGAAAGTCCCAATTATTGTGGTAGGAACCGGGATCGGCGGACTGATTGCCCAATATTCGGCCTCGATTGATCCGAGGATTCAGATGGTTGGAATCCAAGGCGGTTTGTCAGAAAATGCTCCACTCGATCTCAACTTCTGGGATTCCGGAAGCTATCTCGGTTCTGTTTCGAAATTGCTCCCAAAACAGATTGTTTTTGGAAATGCGCCTGATCGGACTTTTCAATTTCCAGCGGCTCGTGCGGGACGAAATGGAGCTTCTCCTCCCAGTAAATACCGAACCCCGATAGAGAGTCTGCGGCTTATCGAAACCGTAAAAAATCAAACCAAAGATCCCATCTGGGGAGCTTACCTCGGTACTCTTCTGAAGACCCCTCGCAAAAGTTCGGAGGTTGCGGACTGGATTCCGCTGCTCCGGAAATTGAAAAGCGGTGTGAGCGATTCTCCCTGGATAGAGGCTTCAGAATCTCTTTCCGATCATCGCTCCCCAAAGCTCCGTGAACAGGAAACAGCGGATCGTGCCCGGCGACAATTCGACCAGATGGTTTCATTCGTTCAGCAACTTTGGAGAAACTCGGAACCCGTTCGGCAGGATTACTGGAAAGCGGCCGACGCAAGTTCTCCGGAGGCCTGGGAAAAAAGCTGTGAAAGCTATCGCAAATATTTTCATGAGGAGACAATCGGAAAATTACGGGAACCTAAAGTTCCATTGAACCCGCGCAGCCGGAAAAGTTACGACACTCCCGGCTATAGCGGCTACGAGATCGTACTCGACGTCTGCCCGGAGATCATCGCGAACGGTATCTTGCTATTACCCAAGAATCTCAAAAAAGATGAGCGACGACCCGTGGTGGTTTGTCAGCACGGGCTGAATGGTCGAGCGAGCTCCTGTATCGAAAAGGAAAAGCGGGTCATTTACAATCAGTTTGCCGCCAAATTGGTGGAACAAGGCTATATCGTCTATTGCCCGCAAAATCCTTATATCTTTGAGGACGATTTCCGTCAGCTCCTAAGAAAAGCCAATCCTCTGAAGCTCTCTCTGTTCAGCTTTATCATCGAACAGCACTCGCGAACGATCGACTGGTTGGAAACCCTCCCGAACGTTGATCCCAGGCGAATTGCTTTTTACGGACTCAGTTATGGCGGCAAAACCGCGATGAGGGTCCCGGCCGTTGAGAAGCGTTATTGCCTTTCGATTTGTTCCGGCGATTTCAATGAGTGGATCGGCAAGATCGTTTCGACCGACCTTCCCATGAGTTACATGTTCACAAACGAGTACGACATGCTCGAATTCAACATGGGCAACAAGTTCAATTACGCGGAGATGGCAAATCTGATTGCACCCCGGCCTTTTATGGTCGAACGCGGTCACGATGATGGCGTCGGCATCGACCCGATGATCGCGTACGAATATGCCAAGGTACGCTATCTCTATGCAAATAAACTCAAAATTTCCGATAATACGCAGATCGAATTCTTCCCCGGGGGCCACCAAATTCATGGCGTGCGGACTTTCGAATTTCTTCGCAAGCACCTCCATTATCCCCAGTGA
- a CDS encoding alpha/beta hydrolase — MSATNLCFRSLLTLSLLFSGSIVRADQETATPKPMAKIEFLQNIEYSNPDDQHLQLNLARPTEGAGPFPTIICIHGGGFRAGNRSGYDKLCRTLAEHGFVAMTVSYRLAPKYPFPAAVHDVKAAVRWARANAKKFHIDPDRIGVTGGSAGGHLAQFLGVTGDVKEFEGQGGNAEFSSKVKCVVNYFGPSDFTKSYGKSVDAAEVLPLFLGGNLETAREQHIRSSPLYWVTPNASPTLCIHGTKDNYVAYEQAVWLIDRLKAANVDAQLLTMEGAGHGFKGKDAEAADAAMIAFFSKYLKNTR; from the coding sequence GTGTCAGCGACAAATCTCTGTTTTCGAAGTTTACTTACCCTAAGCCTGCTTTTCTCCGGTTCGATTGTTCGAGCCGATCAAGAAACGGCGACTCCAAAACCAATGGCCAAGATTGAGTTTCTCCAGAATATTGAATACTCCAACCCCGACGATCAGCACCTGCAGTTGAATTTGGCTCGCCCGACAGAAGGAGCTGGCCCATTTCCGACCATCATCTGCATTCATGGGGGTGGATTTCGGGCCGGTAATCGATCGGGTTATGACAAGCTCTGTAGAACGCTGGCCGAGCATGGTTTTGTAGCCATGACTGTCAGCTATCGCCTTGCACCGAAGTACCCGTTTCCCGCGGCGGTTCACGATGTCAAAGCGGCCGTACGATGGGCACGGGCAAATGCCAAAAAATTCCATATCGACCCGGATAGGATCGGCGTTACAGGCGGTTCGGCCGGCGGACATCTCGCCCAATTTCTCGGAGTGACTGGGGATGTCAAAGAATTTGAAGGGCAGGGGGGAAATGCGGAGTTTTCGAGCAAGGTTAAATGCGTCGTGAACTATTTCGGCCCGAGCGATTTCACGAAATCCTATGGCAAAAGTGTCGATGCGGCCGAAGTCCTCCCGCTGTTCCTCGGCGGCAACCTGGAAACAGCTCGCGAACAGCATATTCGCTCCAGCCCCCTCTACTGGGTCACACCAAACGCCAGCCCGACATTGTGCATTCATGGGACGAAAGATAATTATGTTGCGTACGAGCAGGCGGTTTGGTTAATTGATCGATTGAAAGCAGCCAATGTCGATGCACAATTATTGACCATGGAAGGCGCGGGACATGGTTTCAAAGGCAAAGATGCCGAGGCCGCGGATGCAGCCATGATCGCTTTCTTCAGCAAGTATCTGAAAAACACCCGGTAG